In Thermorudis peleae, a genomic segment contains:
- a CDS encoding PfkB family carbohydrate kinase translates to MTTGNPAAPDYVAIGHVTVDLLPDGRQVLGGTALYAALTAARFGLHAAVLTRGNFGAYNPNVLEDLTRFAREIAIIVQEATSATVFANRTVAGRREQTLHGWAGVIDLNGLPPTWRSARIIHLAPVAQEIDPRQAGRLTPEYLGVTPQGWMRQWPRALPGRVRLTPLRLPLELLSHIDGLVLNAEEHTLARDEIEAVSRRGLVAITRGPDGAQLIDRGRVYDIPAYAVPVADDVGAGDVFASVLFLLRADREPVSFAGRMAAAAAALRIQGQGPDAVPTRAAVEEFLERRGDLRR, encoded by the coding sequence ATGACGACAGGGAACCCAGCGGCTCCTGACTACGTGGCCATTGGGCACGTCACGGTTGACCTCTTGCCTGATGGTCGGCAAGTTCTTGGTGGCACGGCGCTCTATGCTGCGCTGACTGCAGCCCGATTTGGCTTGCACGCTGCCGTGCTGACCCGTGGCAACTTCGGTGCCTACAATCCGAACGTGCTCGAAGACCTTACCCGCTTTGCCCGTGAAATTGCTATCATCGTCCAGGAGGCAACAAGCGCAACAGTCTTCGCGAACCGCACAGTTGCTGGCCGTCGTGAGCAGACGTTGCACGGATGGGCTGGTGTGATCGACCTCAACGGCCTGCCACCAACGTGGCGCTCCGCACGGATTATTCACCTTGCACCAGTGGCGCAGGAAATCGATCCCCGGCAGGCTGGCCGCTTGACTCCTGAATACCTCGGTGTTACCCCACAGGGCTGGATGCGCCAGTGGCCGCGGGCGCTTCCTGGACGGGTCCGTCTTACCCCACTTCGGCTTCCATTGGAGCTCTTGAGCCATATCGATGGGCTTGTGCTCAATGCTGAAGAGCACACGCTTGCCCGCGACGAGATTGAGGCGGTATCGCGACGTGGGCTCGTTGCGATCACGCGCGGACCAGATGGTGCCCAGCTGATCGACCGCGGGCGTGTCTACGATATACCAGCCTATGCGGTACCCGTGGCTGATGACGTCGGAGCCGGCGACGTCTTTGCGTCGGTGCTCTTTCTGCTGCGGGCTGATCGTGAACCGGTCAGCTTCGCTGGTCGCATGGCGGCTGCAGCGGCGGCGTTGCGTATTCAGGGGCAGGGGCCCGATGCCGTGCCGACGCGAGCAGCAGTTGAAGAGTTCCTCGAGCGACGAGGCGATTTGCGTCGCTAA
- the jag gene encoding RNA-binding cell elongation regulator Jag/EloR has translation MAQKQVVEIQARTVDDAVRLALEQLGLPREQVHVEVLVDNVAEGGEALVRVTPLHVLANSGNATRTAPPRVDPQTEALVKQVVRELLSAMGFTCDVMAVDNPSIIELGPNDPPTVFIDIFGPRAGMLIGRRGEHLAQLQYLVNVLVNRRLPQWTRVILDIEGYRSRREESLINLAQRVARQVARTRRPVTLEPMPANERRVIHVALRNHPDVTTRSSGEGDQRRVTIYPRGMAPADG, from the coding sequence ATGGCACAGAAGCAGGTGGTCGAAATTCAGGCACGAACTGTTGATGATGCTGTTCGACTCGCGCTTGAGCAACTCGGGTTGCCACGTGAGCAAGTGCACGTTGAAGTCCTTGTCGATAATGTCGCCGAAGGCGGCGAAGCGCTTGTGCGGGTCACGCCACTCCATGTCCTGGCGAATAGTGGAAATGCAACACGCACCGCTCCTCCTCGTGTAGATCCACAGACTGAAGCGCTCGTCAAGCAAGTGGTCCGTGAGTTGCTGTCGGCGATGGGCTTCACGTGCGATGTTATGGCTGTCGATAACCCATCAATCATCGAGCTGGGACCGAACGATCCACCAACAGTCTTTATTGATATTTTTGGCCCGCGTGCTGGGATGTTGATTGGGCGTCGTGGGGAACATCTGGCCCAGTTGCAATACCTGGTGAACGTTTTAGTTAACCGGCGACTGCCCCAGTGGACGCGGGTTATTCTTGACATTGAAGGGTATCGTAGTCGGCGCGAGGAATCACTGATTAATCTGGCGCAACGCGTTGCCCGACAAGTTGCTCGCACACGGCGTCCGGTAACGCTCGAGCCGATGCCTGCGAATGAACGCCGCGTGATCCACGTCGCGCTGCGGAATCATCCTGATGTGACGACACGGAGTAGCGGGGAGGGTGACCAACGCCGTGTGACGATTTATCCGCGTGGGATGGCGCCAGCTGACGGCTGA
- a CDS encoding TIGR02710 family CRISPR-associated CARF protein has product MQQYVRRVLVLNVGKPMNGNVAERPEAFALREAHPDYVVFVCSQPGETQGGSFSFVAEYATLTGLSPEHYEVLTLADPDDLVRCYEALVTCFADLRRRFPDAELLADYTAGTKSMSAALVLAAFDSEGSPEVQLRLVRGARGQQATVIPGTESFAPVSGIHDMRAYRFIALARAALKRFDYAEAAAALDEAMRRELSSTFRKQIEKARDLCRAFDAWDRYELTTAQRLLEIYRRDWHSWLPVLEAIQGVVAAFSFQKPSDWTPGQTANAVAEQLRQINDPVIIIVDLLFNAERRAAQARYDDAIARIYRALELLAQLRLAIGHGILTSDVDLTRVPEPLRTRLTTRRELDPATGTGEGSIRLALTQSWELLAAYPDEPLGAWYSAHAGKVRDFLATRNYSLLAHGLTPVSAEAWRDKGKLGLKLCQEALQALPSKARPKVLRHQQFPGPELLDQALGLAQIAQERQRL; this is encoded by the coding sequence ATGCAACAGTACGTCCGTCGTGTGCTCGTCCTCAACGTGGGGAAACCAATGAACGGAAACGTTGCCGAGCGGCCAGAGGCATTCGCCCTCCGTGAGGCTCACCCTGACTACGTCGTCTTCGTCTGCTCCCAGCCGGGTGAGACCCAGGGGGGAAGCTTTAGCTTCGTCGCCGAGTACGCTACACTAACTGGCCTCTCTCCTGAGCACTACGAGGTACTCACCCTAGCCGATCCCGATGACCTCGTTCGCTGCTACGAGGCGCTCGTCACCTGCTTCGCCGATCTGCGCCGCCGCTTCCCTGATGCGGAACTCCTGGCCGATTACACCGCCGGCACCAAGTCAATGAGCGCAGCACTCGTGCTCGCTGCGTTCGACAGCGAGGGATCGCCCGAGGTGCAGTTGCGTCTCGTGCGTGGGGCACGAGGGCAGCAGGCAACCGTGATTCCCGGCACCGAAAGCTTCGCGCCGGTCTCTGGTATTCATGACATGCGCGCCTATCGGTTCATCGCACTTGCCCGGGCTGCGCTCAAGCGCTTCGACTATGCCGAAGCCGCTGCAGCGCTCGACGAAGCGATGAGGCGCGAGCTCTCCTCGACCTTTCGGAAGCAGATCGAAAAAGCGCGTGATCTCTGCCGGGCCTTTGATGCCTGGGACCGGTACGAGTTGACTACTGCACAGCGCCTCCTCGAGATCTACCGCCGCGATTGGCACAGCTGGCTCCCCGTCCTGGAGGCCATACAGGGAGTGGTAGCAGCCTTTTCATTCCAGAAGCCCTCCGACTGGACACCCGGTCAAACCGCCAACGCCGTCGCTGAACAACTCCGGCAGATCAACGATCCCGTCATTATCATCGTCGACCTCCTGTTCAACGCCGAGCGCCGGGCTGCCCAGGCACGCTACGACGACGCGATCGCCCGGATCTATCGCGCCCTCGAACTCCTCGCCCAACTCCGTCTTGCCATCGGACATGGCATTCTTACGAGCGACGTTGACCTCACCCGTGTACCCGAGCCGCTTCGCACTCGGCTCACCACACGCCGTGAACTCGATCCCGCAACCGGTACCGGCGAGGGGTCAATCCGCCTGGCCCTGACCCAGAGCTGGGAACTCCTTGCTGCCTATCCCGACGAACCACTCGGAGCCTGGTATAGCGCACATGCCGGCAAGGTGCGCGACTTCCTTGCGACGCGCAATTACTCGCTGCTTGCCCATGGACTGACACCCGTCTCAGCTGAGGCCTGGCGAGACAAGGGCAAGCTCGGACTCAAGCTCTGCCAGGAGGCACTGCAAGCGCTGCCTAGCAAAGCGCGGCCGAAGGTCCTACGTCACCAACAGTTCCCAGGGCCGGAGCTGCTTGACCAGGCCTTGGGCCTGGCACAGATAGCACAGGAGCGACAACGTTTATGA
- the argF gene encoding ornithine carbamoyltransferase translates to MAVSSAKTVFHLLTDDDLAPEQAQALIALAAELKAQHQAGHPQHHLLRGKTLAMIFQKPSTRTRVAFEAGMAQLGGHALYLSTNDLQLGRGETIADTARVLSRYVDVIMARVFKHADVVELATYATVPVINGLSDLAHPTQGLADMLTIKEHLGGWEGRTLAYLGCANNMAHSLALSGALVGLNVRLACPPVCAPDATILARAQAIAAKTGAQITVHADPWEAVAGVDVVYTDVWVSMGQQATPTLLEALRPYQVTPAIMAAAGPQAIFMHCLPMYRGQEVVAEVADGPQSVIFDQAENRLHLHKALLVALLTDAGTRVFSGTTA, encoded by the coding sequence ATGGCAGTATCTTCAGCGAAGACCGTTTTTCATCTCTTGACGGATGACGACCTTGCTCCCGAACAGGCGCAGGCTCTGATCGCGCTTGCGGCTGAGCTAAAGGCGCAGCATCAGGCTGGTCATCCGCAACATCATCTCCTGCGTGGCAAAACTCTCGCAATGATCTTCCAGAAGCCGTCAACACGCACGCGCGTTGCCTTTGAAGCTGGCATGGCCCAGCTTGGCGGTCATGCACTCTATCTTTCGACCAACGACTTGCAGCTTGGCCGAGGCGAAACAATTGCTGATACGGCCCGCGTGCTCTCACGCTATGTTGATGTCATCATGGCACGCGTCTTCAAGCATGCCGACGTCGTTGAGCTTGCTACCTATGCCACGGTTCCCGTCATCAACGGGCTCTCTGACCTTGCTCATCCGACCCAGGGTCTGGCTGATATGCTGACGATCAAGGAGCATCTTGGTGGCTGGGAAGGGCGGACACTTGCCTATCTGGGCTGTGCCAACAACATGGCTCATTCGCTGGCGCTTTCCGGGGCCCTCGTCGGACTCAACGTCCGCCTTGCCTGTCCGCCGGTGTGTGCACCCGATGCGACGATATTGGCGCGGGCTCAAGCCATTGCTGCAAAGACTGGTGCTCAGATCACCGTCCATGCAGATCCCTGGGAAGCGGTGGCCGGCGTCGATGTCGTGTACACCGATGTCTGGGTGAGCATGGGACAACAGGCGACCCCGACATTGCTCGAAGCCTTGCGGCCATACCAGGTTACGCCAGCGATCATGGCAGCAGCTGGGCCGCAGGCGATTTTCATGCACTGCTTGCCGATGTATCGTGGACAGGAAGTCGTTGCTGAGGTTGCTGATGGGCCACAGTCGGTTATCTTCGATCAGGCTGAGAATCGCCTGCACCTGCACAAGGCGTTGCTGGTTGCGCTGCTGACCGATGCAGGCACGCGTGTTTTCAGCGGTACGACGGCCTAG
- a CDS encoding aminoacyl-tRNA deacylase: MARGTPETLAAYLAAHHVDAQLLYPGRSTATVPEAAAALGVPPGQIIKSLVFANSNGTLVLAVVPGDRRVDPAKLAALVGGERLRLASPAIVEQATGYPPGATPPVGHLTPLPVVVDASLLAHAVVYGGGGASDAMLAIAPADIVRLTNARVEEITESPHAEGSA, encoded by the coding sequence ATGGCACGTGGCACACCAGAGACACTTGCCGCCTATCTTGCTGCACATCATGTCGACGCACAGTTGCTCTATCCTGGTCGCTCAACAGCAACAGTACCAGAAGCAGCGGCAGCACTCGGTGTACCACCAGGCCAGATCATCAAATCGCTCGTGTTCGCAAACAGCAACGGTACACTCGTCCTCGCCGTCGTACCCGGCGATCGACGCGTCGATCCAGCAAAGCTTGCCGCCCTTGTTGGCGGAGAACGACTACGCTTGGCCTCCCCAGCCATAGTCGAACAGGCTACCGGCTACCCCCCGGGAGCAACCCCACCCGTCGGCCACCTTACACCGTTGCCGGTTGTCGTCGATGCCTCACTGCTTGCGCACGCAGTCGTCTACGGCGGCGGAGGCGCAAGCGACGCGATGCTTGCCATTGCCCCCGCCGATATTGTCCGCTTAACCAATGCCCGTGTGGAGGAGATTACCGAGTCACCGCATGCAGAGGGTAGTGCTTAG
- the cmr5 gene encoding type III-B CRISPR module-associated protein Cmr5 yields the protein MSQPAHTTPRQQTLEQQRAARAWECVAAVKETSYPSEYGQLAREAASLVQLHGLGQTLAFLFSKKPEKSGQINAHLHLARDLSRWIGKQVIGQEQDDLREWIVCQASVAEYRRATLEALAFLSWLKRFAEADLVKE from the coding sequence ATGAGCCAGCCAGCACATACAACACCACGCCAACAAACGCTTGAGCAGCAACGTGCAGCACGCGCCTGGGAATGCGTGGCAGCGGTCAAGGAGACGAGCTACCCATCAGAATATGGCCAGCTCGCGCGCGAGGCAGCCTCGCTCGTTCAACTGCACGGCCTGGGGCAGACGCTGGCGTTTCTCTTTTCCAAGAAGCCCGAAAAATCTGGGCAGATCAACGCTCATCTCCACCTCGCCCGCGACCTCTCGCGCTGGATAGGGAAGCAAGTCATCGGTCAGGAGCAGGACGATCTTCGCGAGTGGATCGTTTGCCAGGCGAGTGTCGCCGAGTACCGGCGGGCCACGCTGGAAGCCCTCGCCTTTCTTTCCTGGCTCAAGCGGTTCGCCGAAGCCGACCTGGTGAAGGAGTGA
- a CDS encoding YidC/Oxa1 family membrane protein insertase, with amino-acid sequence MFIWDAFVHLIELALDRTAILVGSGGLAIILLTILLRTLMLPFTIRAVRSQAALAEMQPKLRELQKKYGHDRQRYSAEVMKLYQEHNVSPTAGCLPMLLQIPIFFALYFAIRNLSTSGSGVWSHGFLWLPNLASPDPLKILPILAGVFQFIQARMSRPAGQGKVQDPQQQMMYTMMLFMPLMVVAFGWNFASGPVIYWVVSAIYAVVQQWLITGWGGMLDWFPFLPDLPEHRRLGYVDPAKRNQQQARQGSGGLMGLINKQVEKQIRRVEEQRGVAPSTNQQGQASAATTARGEAERSEPAPSTPLDPAALVPRRSRPVKQKPSSTPSKQ; translated from the coding sequence TTGTTCATCTGGGATGCGTTTGTTCACCTTATCGAGCTTGCGCTTGATCGCACCGCTATTCTCGTCGGCAGTGGGGGGCTGGCGATTATCCTGTTAACGATCTTGTTACGCACCCTCATGTTGCCCTTCACCATCCGGGCAGTCCGCTCGCAGGCTGCGCTTGCCGAAATGCAGCCCAAGCTGCGCGAATTGCAGAAGAAATATGGTCATGACCGGCAGCGGTATTCGGCTGAAGTGATGAAGCTCTATCAAGAGCACAATGTCAGCCCAACTGCCGGCTGTCTACCGATGCTTCTTCAAATTCCTATCTTCTTTGCGCTCTACTTTGCGATCCGCAATCTGTCAACGAGTGGGTCCGGGGTGTGGAGTCACGGGTTTCTGTGGCTGCCGAATTTGGCGAGCCCTGACCCGCTGAAGATCCTGCCGATTCTGGCTGGTGTGTTTCAGTTCATCCAAGCCCGCATGTCGCGCCCGGCCGGCCAGGGCAAGGTGCAGGACCCCCAACAGCAGATGATGTACACGATGATGTTGTTCATGCCGCTCATGGTTGTCGCCTTTGGCTGGAACTTTGCCTCAGGGCCGGTGATCTACTGGGTGGTGTCAGCCATCTACGCCGTCGTTCAACAGTGGCTTATTACTGGCTGGGGTGGCATGCTCGATTGGTTCCCGTTCTTGCCCGATTTGCCTGAGCACCGGCGGCTTGGCTACGTCGATCCGGCGAAGCGAAACCAGCAGCAAGCGCGGCAGGGTTCCGGCGGGCTCATGGGCTTGATCAATAAGCAAGTTGAGAAGCAAATCCGGCGCGTTGAAGAGCAGCGTGGGGTGGCACCATCGACAAACCAGCAGGGTCAGGCGTCTGCGGCTACCACTGCGCGCGGGGAGGCTGAGCGGAGCGAGCCGGCACCATCTACTCCCCTTGACCCAGCCGCTCTTGTGCCGCGGCGGAGCCGTCCCGTGAAGCAGAAGCCGTCGTCGACACCGAGCAAGCAATAA
- a CDS encoding type III-B CRISPR module-associated Cmr3 family protein gives MKTLFLEPLDVWLFRDGRPFTAGQQFRAASRFPPSPLVMQGALRTHHLIVHSRVPVWDTSAVAATVGGPDDWGPLRLAGPLVARRDETGQLEVLLAPPADATTHGRQLQRLPAPKEPPGWLRMNAPTPLLFPLWETGEEGLEKVSQRMWLRLAALPAYCQGESVFGVRQETLWEDEVRIGIAQDSSRRTTREGLYYEARYVRPAPGVGLLVSFTGLDWPEETGVLALGGERRSARFEELASFVPPPIPDPLPERFVLYFLTPAIFAQGWQPYDWRTVFDGQVELVAAALDRYETIGGFDIARGSERPAQRAVPAGSAYYFVARGTARPRWSSEFPWFTVSDWGREIGFGTVAIGVW, from the coding sequence GTGAAGACGTTGTTCCTAGAGCCACTTGATGTCTGGCTCTTCCGTGATGGCCGTCCATTCACAGCCGGGCAGCAATTCCGCGCAGCAAGCCGTTTCCCACCCAGTCCGCTCGTCATGCAGGGCGCGCTGCGCACCCATCACCTCATCGTGCACAGCCGTGTCCCCGTGTGGGACACATCAGCGGTCGCCGCGACGGTCGGTGGACCAGACGACTGGGGGCCATTGCGCCTGGCCGGGCCGCTCGTTGCGCGCCGGGATGAGACTGGACAACTCGAGGTCCTTCTCGCTCCGCCCGCCGACGCAACTACCCACGGTCGCCAGCTCCAACGCCTCCCAGCCCCGAAGGAGCCACCGGGTTGGTTGCGCATGAACGCACCAACTCCCTTGCTCTTTCCGCTCTGGGAGACGGGCGAGGAAGGATTGGAGAAGGTGAGCCAGCGCATGTGGTTGCGCTTAGCCGCTCTTCCTGCCTACTGTCAGGGCGAGTCAGTATTCGGCGTTCGGCAGGAAACACTCTGGGAAGACGAAGTTCGCATCGGCATCGCCCAGGATTCGTCGCGCCGCACCACACGCGAGGGGCTCTACTACGAAGCGCGCTACGTCCGGCCAGCCCCCGGTGTCGGGTTGCTTGTCTCCTTCACCGGGCTCGACTGGCCTGAGGAAACGGGGGTCCTGGCACTCGGCGGCGAGCGGCGTTCGGCCCGATTCGAGGAGCTCGCCTCGTTCGTCCCACCACCGATACCAGACCCGCTGCCCGAGCGGTTCGTGCTCTACTTCCTCACACCAGCGATCTTCGCTCAAGGCTGGCAACCGTACGATTGGCGCACCGTTTTCGATGGTCAGGTAGAGCTGGTCGCCGCAGCACTCGATCGGTACGAGACGATTGGGGGGTTCGACATCGCGCGGGGGAGCGAACGCCCCGCCCAGCGGGCAGTGCCGGCCGGCAGCGCCTATTACTTCGTCGCCCGCGGTACGGCGCGGCCGCGCTGGTCGAGCGAGTTTCCGTGGTTCACGGTGAGCGATTGGGGCCGAGAGATCGGATTCGGTACAGTAGCGATCGGAGTATGGTGA
- the cmr4 gene encoding type III-B CRISPR module RAMP protein Cmr4 yields MAEACALLFAYCETPLHAGTGRALGTVDLPIQRERITGFPIVQASSVKGVLRATTQTNGADAERHRALFGPDRPEEASSHAGCLQVTDLQIVLFPVRSLSGVFAWTTSPTALARLGRLAQLAGIEGPVDPTRFIALQPGQCAVTSSSALRVQAGQQTGVVLEEYSFTLVSELADHVSVLAEWLTAHALPQSPEYSWWRENLAKHLCVLADNDFRDFVLYGTEIEAHVRLKDETKTVDQGALWTTEALPAETLLVGLLAATRSRYDKMNEGAQSLLGWLTGKLDGRRVRLGGDETTGRGAVALRVARV; encoded by the coding sequence ATGGCTGAAGCGTGTGCGCTGCTCTTTGCCTACTGCGAGACTCCGCTTCATGCCGGAACCGGTCGAGCGCTAGGGACGGTGGACTTGCCGATCCAGCGCGAGCGGATCACCGGCTTTCCGATTGTCCAGGCTTCCAGCGTTAAAGGAGTACTCCGGGCAACAACGCAGACAAATGGTGCGGATGCCGAGCGGCACCGTGCTCTCTTCGGGCCGGATCGACCAGAGGAAGCCTCAAGTCACGCTGGTTGCCTTCAGGTCACTGACCTTCAGATCGTTCTCTTTCCGGTTCGTTCACTGTCCGGTGTCTTCGCATGGACGACGAGTCCCACCGCCCTGGCTCGCCTCGGTCGGCTCGCACAGCTAGCCGGGATCGAGGGGCCAGTCGACCCTACCCGCTTCATTGCCCTGCAGCCGGGCCAGTGCGCCGTTACCAGCAGCAGTGCCTTGCGCGTGCAAGCGGGCCAGCAGACCGGAGTGGTTCTTGAGGAATACAGCTTCACGCTGGTCAGCGAGCTCGCTGATCACGTCTCGGTGCTAGCCGAGTGGCTCACTGCTCACGCCCTGCCTCAGTCGCCGGAATACAGCTGGTGGCGGGAAAATCTTGCCAAGCATCTCTGCGTTCTGGCCGACAATGATTTTCGCGATTTCGTGCTCTATGGAACTGAAATCGAGGCTCACGTGCGCTTGAAGGATGAGACGAAAACAGTCGACCAAGGAGCACTCTGGACCACCGAGGCATTGCCGGCGGAAACACTCCTGGTCGGTCTCTTAGCAGCTACCCGCTCGCGTTACGACAAGATGAATGAGGGCGCCCAGTCGCTCCTCGGCTGGTTGACGGGCAAGCTCGACGGTCGGCGTGTCCGGCTCGGTGGCGATGAGACGACCGGCCGCGGTGCCGTCGCCCTGCGCGTGGCACGGGTTTAA
- the cmr6 gene encoding type III-B CRISPR module RAMP protein Cmr6: MRERPRSDQPRGNGRPPQRGRAQHPSSGRSGPPRERDRSANRPSGEQARPHPLLPSATRMFWSSAQGRVANPALLFDRFAPEAAVFGDRTDSTPRRDFLREVIAAVERLARSDLAQHVLARWEAIVRAAGAEPFSLQLESRLVTGLGAQGPLEAGFRFDRLGFPVLPGSGLKGVARAYAHLVEQRDESDPAFLAVFSRVPTSGEAYEVAQAGALVFFDAYPEPGWRLELDVMTPHYPDYYRGDTPPTPWQNPTPITFLTVAPGTRYRIAIGLRQDARDPDGRLRALATGWLQKGLAQLGFGAKTTSGYGVFHNGG; the protein is encoded by the coding sequence ATGCGCGAGCGCCCACGATCCGACCAGCCGCGTGGTAACGGCCGTCCACCGCAACGTGGCAGGGCGCAACATCCTTCGAGTGGCCGCTCCGGCCCACCACGCGAACGCGACCGATCGGCTAACCGCCCCAGCGGCGAGCAAGCTCGGCCGCACCCGCTCCTCCCGTCCGCTACGCGGATGTTCTGGAGCAGCGCGCAAGGCCGGGTGGCGAACCCAGCCCTCCTCTTCGACCGCTTCGCCCCAGAAGCGGCCGTCTTCGGCGACCGTACCGACTCGACACCACGCCGCGACTTCCTGCGCGAGGTCATCGCGGCGGTCGAGCGGCTTGCCAGAAGCGATCTCGCGCAACATGTGCTGGCGCGCTGGGAGGCAATCGTGCGAGCAGCCGGAGCCGAGCCATTTTCTCTCCAACTGGAAAGCCGCCTCGTCACCGGGCTCGGTGCACAGGGACCACTAGAGGCCGGCTTCCGTTTCGACCGCCTCGGATTCCCTGTGCTACCGGGCAGCGGTCTCAAGGGTGTCGCACGTGCCTACGCGCACCTGGTCGAGCAGCGCGACGAGTCGGATCCCGCTTTTCTCGCCGTCTTCAGCCGCGTACCCACGTCGGGGGAAGCGTACGAGGTCGCCCAGGCAGGAGCACTTGTTTTCTTCGATGCCTACCCCGAGCCGGGCTGGCGCCTGGAACTCGACGTGATGACGCCCCACTACCCAGACTACTATCGCGGTGACACCCCGCCGACCCCCTGGCAGAACCCGACCCCGATCACCTTCCTCACTGTCGCACCCGGCACGCGCTACCGGATCGCGATCGGGCTCCGGCAGGATGCGCGCGATCCCGATGGCCGCCTGCGTGCGCTTGCGACAGGCTGGCTGCAAAAGGGACTCGCCCAGCTGGGCTTCGGCGCCAAGACGACCAGCGGCTATGGTGTATTCCACAACGGAGGATGA
- the greA gene encoding transcription elongation factor GreA, which translates to MAREKIPITREGLEALQREYEDLVKRRRPEIARIIQEAREHGDIRENAAYDAAKHDQGFIEGRIREIEELLKRVEVIEEDGTDRSVVRIGSTVTIEIDGEEETYTIVGAVEAKPSAGRISNESPVGRALLGHRVGDVVTIEAPARTFSARIVRIE; encoded by the coding sequence ATGGCACGTGAGAAGATTCCGATTACCCGTGAAGGGCTTGAAGCACTACAGCGGGAATATGAGGACTTGGTCAAGCGGCGCCGACCCGAAATTGCCCGGATTATTCAGGAAGCGCGGGAGCACGGCGATATCCGAGAGAATGCGGCCTATGATGCAGCCAAGCATGACCAGGGCTTTATTGAAGGCCGTATCCGCGAAATTGAAGAGCTGCTCAAACGCGTTGAGGTCATCGAAGAGGATGGAACCGACCGTTCAGTCGTACGCATCGGCTCGACGGTCACCATTGAGATCGATGGTGAAGAAGAGACCTATACCATCGTTGGAGCGGTCGAGGCAAAGCCGTCAGCAGGCCGCATCTCGAACGAGTCGCCGGTCGGCCGGGCGCTGCTTGGCCACCGAGTCGGCGATGTGGTGACAATTGAAGCACCAGCGCGCACCTTTTCCGCACGTATCGTCCGGATTGAGTAA